The DNA sequence GGCGGTCAGTTCCCAATATTTAAGTACGCTGTTGTTTTTGACGCCTCTACTCGCTGCGGATTCTCACATCGAAGTGACGGGCGGCCTCAAGTCCAAGGCGGCGGTGCGGCAGACGTTAGACGTGCTGCAGCAAGCGGGGATCGAGATGGAAGCGTCGCGCGACTTGTTATCGTTCCACGTGCCGGGCGGGCAGCGTTACAAGGCGCGCGAGTATGTCGTTCCCGGCGATTACCCGGGCACGGCAGCGGTAATGGCAGCGGCAGCAGTCCTTCAATCCGACGTACGCATTGGGCGCATGGACGAGCAGTCGTTGCAAGGGGAGCGCGCCATCGTCGACGTGTTGCGACAGATGGGCGTTCCGCTCACCCACGCGAACAACGAGGTACACATTCGCGGCAACAGCAGGCTGCGCGCCGTTGAATTTGACGGGGACCGGGCAACAGACGCCGTGTTAGCGATGGTTGCCGCTGCGGTATTCGCCGAGGGCACGTCGCGGTTTTACAACGTGGAAAACTTGCGTTACAAAGAGTGTGACCGCATCACCGACTTTTGCACGGAATTGCGCAAAGCGGGGGCGCGCGTCGAAGAGACGCGTGATGAAATCATCGTGCACGGTTCCCCCGAGGGCGTGCCGGGTGGAGTGGCGATCGACGCTCACTATGACCACCGCGTCATTATGGCGTTGACGGTAGTCGGTCTGCGTGCCGATCAAGGCCTCACGATTCGCGACGCCCACCACGTGG is a window from the Numidum massiliense genome containing:
- the aroA gene encoding 3-phosphoshikimate 1-carboxyvinyltransferase, with translation MDVRVKRMEQLKGTLNPLSSKNYTSRYLLAAAHAEGTSTIRHPAHSEDGEAMRRCLRDLGAHLVEDEEKIVLTGFGKEPQPVKHLDPGNAGAVARFLLAPCAFLPEVTLVNSYPESLGKRPHGDLLRALAEINVRTESRDGKLPITVHGGAPRGGKVHVSGAVSSQYLSTLLFLTPLLAADSHIEVTGGLKSKAAVRQTLDVLQQAGIEMEASRDLLSFHVPGGQRYKAREYVVPGDYPGTAAVMAAAAVLQSDVRIGRMDEQSLQGERAIVDVLRQMGVPLTHANNEVHIRGNSRLRAVEFDGDRATDAVLAMVAAAVFAEGTSRFYNVENLRYKECDRITDFCTELRKAGARVEETRDEIIVHGSPEGVPGGVAIDAHYDHRVIMALTVVGLRADQGLTIRDAHHVAKSYPQFFAHLRSLGAVIEKE